GAGCATCGTTTTCCTCCAGAGGATACCACTCTGCCATATAGCCTTCAGCTTTGCGGAGTTCGACTAATTTGGCAACGCGATCGCGCAAATTTCCCTTTCCCAGCCTCACTTGATATTCCATTGCCTTGCGTTCCCAGTGCTTTCGCAACACCGTACTTGCTTGCTCATAACCGAGCGTTTCTGTCAAGGTGTCTAGGAAATCAACGGCAAACTCTCCGTAACGACTGGGGAAGCGATCGCGCCCTTCTTGACTCAGCTCGTAGACGTGCTGCGGGCGTCCCATCGCCGCAGGCACCGATTGATGCACGATTAGCCCTTCTGTCTCCAAATCCTTCAGATGACGCCGAATCGCCTGCGGACTTACCTCAAAGGCGTCAGCCAGCTCCTGAGCCGTGGCTTGACCTGTTTTCAGTAAATGTTGCAAGATGTCCTGTTTGGTGGAAGGCTGCTGAGTAATCGCCATCGTCTTGCGGTAAAATTCCTACTGGACTTTGACAACATCTATGTTGCTAAAGTATTTTAAAATAGAATTAAGTAAAGCAACAAGCCTGTTGTTTTACTATTGTAATTGCAGTTTGACTGGGCGATCTACTCTGGACGCCCATGCCCTGAGCCTGCCATCCTGAGAGATTTGTCCGAAACAAACACGCGAGAACACTTTTTTCTATGACTGCTAGCGTCAAAACCTTAGTCAATCAGCCCTATAAGTACGGCTTTGTCACAGACATTGAGACAGATAGCATTCCTCGCGGTCTCAGTGAGGACGTTGTTCGCCTGATCTCCGCCAAGAAAGAAGAACCGGAGTTCATGCTAGAGTTTCGCCTCAAAGCCTATCGGCAATGGTTGAAAATGACCGAACCAACTTGGCCTCATGTCAAGTATCCGGCTATTGACTACCAGGACATCATCTACTACTCCGCGCCGAAGCAAAAGCCCAAAAAGCTGGGTAGCCTAGATGAAGTCGATCCAACTTTGTTAGAAGCCTACGAGAAGCTAGGGATTTCGCTTTCAGAGCAAAAGCGGTTGTCTAACGTTGCCGTAGATGCCATCTTTGATAGTGTTTCAGTTGCCACAACATTTAAAGAGAAGCTAGCCAAAGACGGCGTGATCTTCTGTTCCATCTCCGAAGCTTTGCGGGAACACCCCGAACTGGTGCAGAAGTACCTCGGCAGCGTTGTGCCAGTAGCAGATAATTACTTCGCCGCCCTCAACTCAGCCGTATTCAGCGATGGTTCCTTCGTCTACATCCCCAAAGGCACCAAATGCCCGATGGAACTCTCCACCTACTTCCGCATCAACAGCGGAGATACGGGGCAGTTTGAGCGCACGCTAATTATTGCCGAAGAAGGCAGCTCTGTGTCATATCTGGAAGGCTGCACAGCACCGATGTTTGACACCAACCAGCTGCACGCGGCTGTGGTGGAACTCGTTGCCCTCGACAACGCTGAAATTAAATACTCCACGGTACAAAACTGGTACCCCGGAGACGAAAACGGCAAAGGCGGTATTTACAACTTTGTCACCAAGCGCGGGCTGTGTCAGGGAGTCAATTCCAAGATTTCTTGGACACAGGTAGAAACGGGTTCCGCGATTACCTGGAAGTACCCAAGTTGCGTGTTAGTTGGCGATAATTCTGTGGGTGAATTTTACTCCGTTGCGCTGACGAATCATATGCAGCAAGCCGACACCGGAACCAAGATGGTGCATATCGGCAAGAACACCCGCAGCACGATTATTTCCAAGGGAATTTCGGCGGGTAAGTCGGCAAATAGCTATCGCGGTTTGGTGAAAATTGGCCCCAAGGCAAAGGGTGCGAGAAATTATTCTCAGTGCGACTCGATGCTGATTGGCGATAATGCCCAAGCGAATACTTTCCCTTATATCCAGGTGCAGAATAACACTGGGAAAGTGGAACATGAAGCTTCTACCTCGAAAATTGGGGAAGAACAGCTGTTCTTTTTCTCGCAGCGGGGCATTTCCGCAGAAGATGCTATTTCGATGATGATTAGCGGCTTCTGTAAGGATGTGTTTAATCAGCTGCCGATGGAATTTGCTGTTGAAGCTGATAGGTTGTTGAGCATGAAGTTAGAAGGCAGTGTGGGATAAATGAAACTACAGATGAACACAGATAAACGCCGATAAATTATTCGTGTTTATTTGTGTTTATCTATGGTTGATTTTTTTACTCACAAAGGTAAGGTGGGCATTGCCTACCTTTAGGCTGAAATAGAATAAAAACCGCGAAGACGCTAAGGGCACAAAGGAACAAGAGAGGAAAGATGATTATTGAAAATAGTGAGGTGATCCTATCAGTTCGGGATCTCACGGCAAATGTTGATGAAACTCCGATTCTTAAGGGTTTGAATCTGGAAGTAAAGGCGGGAGAAATCCATGCCATTATGGGGCCAAATGGTTCTGGCAAAAGCACCTTTTCTAAGGTTTTGGCTGGACATCCGGCGTATGAGGTGACGGGCGGTGAGGTAATTTTCCGAGGTCAAAATCTTCTAGAAATGGAAGCAGAAGAACGCGCTAGGGCTGGGATATTTTTGGCGTTTCAATATCCTTTGGAAATTCCTGGCGTTAGTAATGTGGATTTCCTCAGAGTTGCCTATAATTCCCGCCGCAAGGCTGAGGGATTAGAGGAATTGGATGCTTTTGATTTTGATGAGTTGGTGCATGAAAAGCTGGATGTGGTAAAGATGAATCCTGCTTTCCTTAGCCGCAGTGTAAATGAAGGTTTTTCTGGTGGTGAGAAGAAGCGAAACGAGATTCTGCAAATGGCCCTGCTAGAACCAAAGTTAGCAATTTTGGATGAAACGGATTCAGGGTTAGATATTGACGCGCTGAAGATTGTGGCGGATGGTGTGAATCAGCTGGCAAATGCAGAGAATGCGATGCTGGTGATTACTCACTATCAGCGACTACTTAATTACATCGTGCCAGATTTCGTTCACGTCATGGAAGCCGGACGAATTATTACCAGTGGTGGTAAAGAATTGGCGTTGGAATTGGA
This genomic window from Coleofasciculus sp. FACHB-T130 contains:
- the sufC gene encoding Fe-S cluster assembly ATPase SufC, which encodes MIIENSEVILSVRDLTANVDETPILKGLNLEVKAGEIHAIMGPNGSGKSTFSKVLAGHPAYEVTGGEVIFRGQNLLEMEAEERARAGIFLAFQYPLEIPGVSNVDFLRVAYNSRRKAEGLEELDAFDFDELVHEKLDVVKMNPAFLSRSVNEGFSGGEKKRNEILQMALLEPKLAILDETDSGLDIDALKIVADGVNQLANAENAMLVITHYQRLLNYIVPDFVHVMEAGRIITSGGKELALELESRGYEWVREEEAAEVGAK
- the sufR gene encoding iron-sulfur cluster biosynthesis transcriptional regulator SufR codes for the protein MAITQQPSTKQDILQHLLKTGQATAQELADAFEVSPQAIRRHLKDLETEGLIVHQSVPAAMGRPQHVYELSQEGRDRFPSRYGEFAVDFLDTLTETLGYEQASTVLRKHWERKAMEYQVRLGKGNLRDRVAKLVELRKAEGYMAEWYPLEENDAQFILVEHNCAISHVASSFPSVCGHELEMFAAALQDCKVERTHWIINGEHRCGYLIKEQ
- the sufB gene encoding Fe-S cluster assembly protein SufB translates to MTASVKTLVNQPYKYGFVTDIETDSIPRGLSEDVVRLISAKKEEPEFMLEFRLKAYRQWLKMTEPTWPHVKYPAIDYQDIIYYSAPKQKPKKLGSLDEVDPTLLEAYEKLGISLSEQKRLSNVAVDAIFDSVSVATTFKEKLAKDGVIFCSISEALREHPELVQKYLGSVVPVADNYFAALNSAVFSDGSFVYIPKGTKCPMELSTYFRINSGDTGQFERTLIIAEEGSSVSYLEGCTAPMFDTNQLHAAVVELVALDNAEIKYSTVQNWYPGDENGKGGIYNFVTKRGLCQGVNSKISWTQVETGSAITWKYPSCVLVGDNSVGEFYSVALTNHMQQADTGTKMVHIGKNTRSTIISKGISAGKSANSYRGLVKIGPKAKGARNYSQCDSMLIGDNAQANTFPYIQVQNNTGKVEHEASTSKIGEEQLFFFSQRGISAEDAISMMISGFCKDVFNQLPMEFAVEADRLLSMKLEGSVG